From the Quercus lobata isolate SW786 chromosome 6, ValleyOak3.0 Primary Assembly, whole genome shotgun sequence genome, one window contains:
- the LOC115994812 gene encoding serine incorporator 3, whose protein sequence is MSCLASCCATSTCGLCNCVASGITKRSARLAYCGLFGGFLILSWVLREVAAPLLEKIPWINTSETHTKDWYQIQAVLRVSMGNFLFFAIFALIMIGVKDQNDKRDAWHHGGWIVKMVLWILLVVLMFFLPNAVISVYGTLSKFGAGLFLLVQVLILLDFTHAWNDAWVEKDEQKWYIALLVISIGCYIIAFTFSGILFIWFNPSGQDCGLNVFFIVMTMILAFAFAIIALHPAVNGSLLPASVISLYCAYVCYTGLSSEPHDYVCNGLNNTKVVTTSTLILGMLTTVLSVLYSALRAGSSTTFLSPPSSPKSGGKKPLLEEEELEEGKEKEKEKKTDAEARPVSYSYMFFHLIFALASMYSAMLLSGWTSSSESSDLIDVGWTSVWVRICTEWVTAALFVWSLVAPLIFPDREFF, encoded by the exons ATGTCGTGCCTAGCTAGTTGCTGTGCAACTTCGACATGTGGTCTCTGCAACTGTGTGGCCTCTGGGATCACCAAGCGCTCTGCTAGACTTGCTTACTGTGGTCTCTTTGGTGGATTCTTAATCCTTTCTTGGGTTCTCCGTGAAGTTGCAGCTCCTCTGTTGGAGAAAATCCCAT GGATAAACACTTCTGAAACTCACACAAAGGACTGGTATCAAATACAAGCAGTTCTTCGTGTGAGCATGGggaatttcttgttttttgcaatttttgctcTTATAATGATCGGTGTAAAGGACCAAAATGACAAACGTGATGCTTGGCACCATGGTGGATGGATTGTGAAGATGGTGCTCTGGATTTTACTTGTAGTCCTCATGTTTTTCCTTCCTAATGCCGTCATTTCAGTATATG GAACTCTATCAAAATTTGGGGCAGggttatttttattggttcaaGTGCTTATCTTACTAGACTTTACACATGCATGGAATGATGCATGGGTTGAGAAAGACGAGCAGAAGTG GTATATTGCTTTACTTGTTATCTCAATTGGATGCTACATTATAGCATTTACATTCTCGGGAATTCTGTTCATCTGGTTCAACCCCTCTGGCCAAGACTGTGGCCTAAATGTCTTCTTCATTGTCATGACCATGATCCTGGCATTTGCATTTGCCATTATTGCTTTGCATCCTGCG GTGAATGGTAGCCTCCTGCCTGCTTCTGTGATCTCTCTTTATTGTGCTTATGTGTGCTACACGGGTCTCTCCAGTGAACCTCATGACTATGTATGCAATGGTCTGAACAATACCAAGGTAGTCACCACAAGTACTCTTATTCTTGGGATGCTCACAACTGTTTTATCTGTTCTATACTCTGCTCTTCGCGCGGGATCATCAACAACGTTTTTGTCACCACCATCTTCACCCAAGTCAG GGGGGAAGAAACCTCttctagaagaagaagagttggaagaaggaaaggaaaaggaaaaggaaaagaaaacggATGCAGAAGCGCGCCCTGTTAGCTATTCATATATGTTCTTCCATCTGATATTTGCTTTAGCTAGCATGTACTCAGCTATGCTTCTTTCTGGGTGGACCAGCTCATCTGAGAGCTCTGACCTGATAGATGTTGGCTGGACATCAGTTTGGGTTCGGATCTGCACAGAGTGGGTTACTGCTGCACTGTTCGTCTGGTCTCTTGTGGCCCCTCTGATTTTCCCTGATCGTGAGTTCTTTTAG
- the LOC115949716 gene encoding uncharacterized protein LOC115949716: MSAASSSTDSLNKAIDEYCEDTSERSNSSSASDESGGSTDENYSSGAPGLPIEVVQEQLRRASGSQAGSPSNPTDEVETVFSCAVGVHSKTDEQRLNSLKSWYQIPDEFNPRLPVRGEWCCEPRFGIGVYESYFLGGLRFPLNAFDRELLVKLGLGVCQFNPNAWRLIISMQILWREVFGGDRPLTVDEFLYCYKPSAISQSEGFYQFTARGNDCRLIKSLASSDRKWKTEFIFVSGFWAGNPVDVGRDPFPPYTGELGNLRPEAAKRPSLSKFHRDRVHRARLHTDRSFRSLVTLRRLAKWGLGPEPSDEAIAHEVTVRKRMSTMKENRGKEIAGEGKRPEGQAQDRPEGQTRPTAGDKRKFLPKNIDLEGLPSRRDKRVKSGSSKVVKSKPPQSQPAVQIVDVDSSTPVESTPSKTPPRTPLAKSTTPGSSQWLSRTKI, encoded by the exons ATGTCCGCTGCCTCCTCGTCTACTGATAGCCTTAATAAGGCCATAGACGAGTACTGTGAGGATACTAGTGAGAGGTCTAACTCTAGCAGTGCTAGTGATGAGAGTGGAGGAAGCACGGACGAGAACTACTCTTCTGGGGCCCCTGGGCTCCCTATTGAGGTCGTCCAAGAACAGCTTAGGAGAGCTTCTGGCTCTCAAGCTGGTTCTCCGTCCAATCCTACGGACGAGGTAGAAACCGTCTTCAGCTGCGCTGTAGGCGTCCATTCTAAGACGGACGAACAGAGGTTAAATAGCCTTAAATCCTGGTATCAAATCCCAGACGAGTTTAACCCTAGGCTGCCCGTCCGTGGAGAGTGGTGTTGTGAGCCCCGTTTTGGTATAGGCGTCTATGAATCTTACTTTTTaggtggccttaggtttcctttaaatgcCTTCGATAGAGAGTTATTAGTTAAGTTAGGTTTAGGtgtttgtcaattcaatcctaacgCATGGAGACTAATTatctccatgcaaattttgtggagggaagtttttggtggggaccgtcctcttacagtggacgagttcctttattgttataaaccttCTGCCATAAGTCAATCTGAAGGTTTTTATCAGTTTACTGCTAGAGGGAATGATTGTAGGTTGATCAAGTCCCTAGCTTCGTCTGATAGGAAATGGAAGACGGAGTTCATTTTCGTTTCAGGCTTCTGGGCAGGGAACCCTGTGGACGTTGGCAGGGATCCCTTTCCCCCTTACACTGGGGAACTAGGGAACCTTCGTCCAGAAG CTGCCAAACGTCCGTCCCTGAGTAAATTCCATCGTGACCGCGTCCATAGAGCTCGTCTACATACAGACAGGAGCTTTCGTTCTCTTGTCACGCTAAGACGCTTAGCCAAGTGGGGTTTAGGTCCTGAGCCTTCAGACGAAGCTATCGCCCACGAAGTTACTGTGCGAAAAA gaatgtcaacaatgaaagagaaTAGAGGGAAGGAGATTGCAGGAGAGGGGAAACGTCCTGAGGGTCAAGCCCAAGATCGTCCTGAGGGTCAGACTCGTCCAACGGCTGGGGACAAAAGGAAGTTCTTGCCAAAAAATATTGACTTGGAAGGGCTCCCCAGTCGTAGGGACAAAAGGGTCAAGTCAGGCTCGTCCAAGGTGGTCAAGTCCAAACCTCCCCAGTCCCAGCCTGCCGTCCAGATAGTTGATGTGGACTCGTCCACTCCAGTGGAGTCCACGCCGTCCAAGACTCCACCCAGAACTCCTTTGGCCAAGTCTACCACGCCTGGCTCGTCCCA ATGGCTGTCAAGGACGAAGATATAA